Proteins from one Malaya genurostris strain Urasoe2022 chromosome 2, Malgen_1.1, whole genome shotgun sequence genomic window:
- the LOC131430950 gene encoding uncharacterized protein LOC131430950: protein MSMKYNLLNTKLRKRLSQLDQCHDPDQKFKLLKRYLSHFVKLTQYGRHFEESFVNHLQMIVTHLNDRRRQPVDAQVLGTIMKTLCVICYITDVPYQIVIKALQGLLEIFERISSKETLNVLRYCENHFKKMVFYLQKFKHFKIQQQLLELIHMSSLAIVEASERENYIKQFAKLFGNFLDKLLSWKSSRVTEKCRQLLLESQGQDSDMFSLSVEDCKTDAYRLVKPNNTTTLWLDFNAEPATISFAAVVSIIYNNNKKLEMAINLELMQDKVSQIELVEGPNNSALLMIKYENICLDPGVISISEQGTLSFTLTSGFDRTRLLEKILPHVQMNYYTAVPKDQHSVSTNIDIIFDISKLESIASETITVQNLDHSQRLRDNRDAIEQHQNIRCELLNDTSKDDSNKENEAPNVTSDLRVSVQDVQRLRVFENLREGCRKQQSRQRSTEQSITKPELDDLSLQRSAKRRKLFEERVEENDLDVSKDSQIQRAVYVEGKLVNTVKPMKSREKRTNVERHNLNCPKERDVINESSTTDFMSSEEFEHSMKAYINNNGIFGITQQKILNKKLEKNIRKINQMVDRSAKRFFKREANLENPYDFNEPSDKKRTRKINRSKSKGSKRKSEESDEEYLPNKIAKNTTNALIRRNKSRAKLAVETGPNTSNIIEEQKTEKKPSRVSLPRTKKPSILVDMILDTENKKWSANQDILPVKNKFLDTMKLNTFEDLNISSIEPSTTHQQRKPVTKGSLVKSKPAVNDTDDRRTLQTYKDTKHAQLPGKANRESSEINASILMRRDYQKSQKTNILRETAARLIQHEKDKAQLRKRSSSQSENSIRPNITMDNLTSLPCHSKAQNEKTSPFTLTEARVEAHCSNKNKTPILHSTNVNPRSSSSVFENLNDGAKYDLKYANNNYLLNKFIVSSQNTQNLKRADSIVSEDIRVGNNFTDPPSMGDLSEVEVVPNHNDSILKENNNIEQEVQFYSKTTPENSKKRVSFDTEKVTKTRAEAESAKQPETQANSTKMTHCSAIQTIMIEHFTTKIHQELNPALVQMENKMQRLDLMNKAFERLSTNFHGNEILNKCKEILHLETRLDKILDDVVQLCGDSVERSNQAVKLVRKLVLYDEAKREKYKEQLQSGRQEMPIIVDECIKSVWNEQVLARIGQLEQLITKMLM, encoded by the exons ATGTCCATGAAGTACAATTTGTTAAATACTAAATTACGGAAGCGATTGTCTCAGCTGGATCAATGTCATGATCCGGATCagaaatttaaactgcttaaAAGATATTTGTCTCACTTTGTCAAATTAACTCAATATGGGCGTCACTTTGAAGAATCCTTCGTCAATCATTTGCAAATGATAGTT ACCCACCTCAATGATCGTCGTCGACAACCAGTGGATGCGCAAGTGCTCGGGACGATCATGAAAACGTTGTGCGTAATTTGTTACATAACTGATGTTCCATATCAGATAGTGATAAAAGCATTGCAGGGTTTGCTCGAGATATTTGAGCGAATTTCTAGCAAGGAGACGCTAAATGTTCTACGGTATTGTGAgaatcattt TAAAAAGATGGTGTTCTATCTCCAAAAATTCAAACattttaaaattcaacagcagttGCTTGAATTAATACACATGAGTTCGCTGGCCATCGTTGAAGCTTCTGAACGAGAAAACTACATTAAGCAATTTGCCAAATTATTTGGGAATTTTTTGGATAAATTGCTCTCTTGGAAGTCATCTCGTGTGACTGAG AAATGTCGACAGTTGCTTTTGGAGTCGCAAGGACAAGATTCGGATATGTTCTCTCTTTCGGTAGAAGATTGCAAAACTGATGCTTATCGACTAGTTAAGCCAAATAATACGACTACTTTATGGCTTGATTTCAACGCAGAACCGGCTACTATCAGTTTTGCTGCAGTGGTTTctattatttataataataataaaaaacttgAAATGGCCATTAATTTGGAGTTGATGCAGGACAAAGTTAGTCAAATAGAACTGGTTGAAGG GCCGAACAACTCTGCTTTATTAATGATAAAATACGAGAACATTTGTTTGGATCCTGGAGTGATCAGTATCAGTGAACAAGGAACTTTGTCATTCACTCTTACATCGGGATTCGATCGAACTCGTCTATTGGAAAAAATTTTACCTCAtgttcaaatgaattattacacAGCAGTACCGAAAGATCAACATTCCGTATCAACTAATATAGATATTATATTTGATATTTCAAAACTTGAGTCAATTGCATCTGAAACAATTACTGTTCAGAATCTAGATCATTCTCAAAGATTGCGAGATAATCGAGATGCTATTGAACAGCATCAGAACATTCGTTGCGAATTGTTGAATGATACAAGCAAAGATGATAGCAATAAAGAAAATGAGGCacctaatgtgacatcagaTTTGCGGGTTTCAGTGCAGGATGTTCAGCGTTTGAgagttttcgaaaatttgagAGAAGGCTGTCGAAAACAACAGTCGAGACAAAGATCAACCGAGCAAAGTATTACAAAGCCGGAACTCGATGATTTGTCGCTTCAGCGGTCAGCTAAGCGACGCAAACTATTTGAAGAGCGCGTCGAAGAAAATGATTTGGATGTAAGTAAAGATTCCCAAATTCAACGCGCAGTGTATGTAGAAGGCAAATTAGTAAACACTGTCAAACCTATGAAATCACGAGAAAAAAGGACGAATGTTGAGAGACACAATTTAAATTGTCCCAAAGAACGTGATGTTATCAATGAATCATCCACGACGGATTTCATGTCATCGGAAGAATTCGAACATTCTATGAAAGCTTATATAAATAACAACGGGATTTTTGGGATCACTCAACAGAAAATTCTGAACAAAAAACTTGAAAAGAATATTCGCAAGATCAATCAAATGGTAGATCGTTCAGCAAAACGATTTTTCAAACGTGAAGCAAATCTCGAAAATCCGTATGATTTCAACGAACCAAGTGATAAAAAACGCACGCGTAAAATTAATAGGTCAAAATCGAAAGGATCAAAACGTAAATCAGAGGAAAGTGATGAAGAGTATTTACCtaacaaaattgcaaaaaacaCCACTAATGCCTTGATCCGTAGGAACAAATCAAGGGCGAAACTGGCAGTAGAAACTGGTCCAAATACTTCTAACATTATTGAGgaacaaaagacagaaaagaaacCATCTCGTGTTTCACTTCCGCGCACGAAAAAACCCTCTATACTAGTTGACATGATACTCGATACGGAGAATAAGAAATGGTCAGCTAATCAAGACATACTGCCTGTGAAAAACAAATTTCTCGACACAATGAAATTGAATACATTTGAAGATTTAAACATTTCATCGATTGAACCATCAACAACTCATCAGCAAAGGAAACCCGTTACCAAAGGTTCGCTTGTCAAGTCTAAGCCTGCTGTCAATGACACTGACGACAGGAGGACTCTGCAAACATATAAAGATACTAAACATGCTCAACTGCCTGGTAAAGCAAATCGTGAATCATCTGAAATAAATGCTAGTATACTAATGCGACGAGATTATCAAAAATCTcagaaaacaaatattttgcgAGAGACTGCTGCTAGATTGATACAGCATGAAAAGGATAAAG CACAATTACGCAAAAGGTCCTCATCTCAGTCGGAAAACAGTATACGACCCAACATCACCATGGACAATTTGACGAGTCTACCATGTCATTCGAAAGCACAGAATGAAAAGACATCACCATTCACGTTAACGGAGGCAAGAGTTGAAGCTCATTGctcgaataaaaacaaaacgccGATTTTACACTCAACGAATGTGAATCCTAGATCAAGCTCATCTGTATTCGAAAATTTAAATGATGGTGCCAAATATGatttaaaatatgcaaataacAACTATTTGCTGAATAAGTTCATCGTTAGCAGTCAGAACACACAAAACCTGAAAAGAGCAGATTCTATTGTTAGTGAAGATATTAGAGTTGGCAACAATTTTACCGATCCTCCTTCAATGGGAGATCTAAGTGAAGTAGAAGTTGTGCCTAATCATAATGATTCTATCTTGAAGGAGAATAATAACATCGAACAAGAAGTCCAATTCTATTCGAAAACGACTCCAGAAAATTCAAAGAAACGTGTTTCTTTTGATACTGAGAAAGTCACTAAAACAAGAGCAGAGGCTGAATCAGCTAAACAACCCGAAACTCAGGCTAATAGTACAAAGATGACACATTGTTCGGCCATCCAGACGATCATGATTGAACATTTCACGACTAAAATTCATCAGGAATTGAATCCGGCGTTGGTTCAAATGGAAAACAAAATGCAAAGGCTAGATCTAATGAACAAAGCTTTTGAACGACTTTCTACAAACTTTCATGGTAACGAAATACTCAACAAATGTAAAGAAATATTGCACCTCGAAACACGACTGGACAAAATATTGGATGATGTTGTGCAATTATGTGGAGATTCTGTTGAAAG GAGTAATCAAGCTGTTAAATTGGTTAGAAAGTTGGTTTTGTATGACGAGGCAAAACGTGAGAAATACAAAGAACAACTGCAGAGTGGTCGTCAAGAAATGCCAATTATTGTTGATGAATGCATTAAAAGCGTTTGGAATGAGCAAGTCCTTGCTAGGATAGGTCAGTTGGAACAATTGATTACAAAAATGCTGATGTGA
- the LOC131430952 gene encoding cyclic AMP-dependent transcription factor ATF-7: MDTTEKPFPCKIDGCKLSFATEDHLIVHLKNHDLLLKLEIPNKPNLFTDQTPTPTRLIGKCEEVGLFEDLQNVNPFEETFRRAVEEKNSKSEDGPKEKLPNTVSSDDTLHTPHIFPLLERRESIKLSKLIISRNNSKRDEPPSVNENQLACLPVQSSDIVISTSTKRHLQYENTVAKKVKSLIKILPKTTPPVPVQTSVIIIPCNTRNNTTASLKPSNTSSSVKAKLKEHLNKANSEDSSERAVTQATEHPTSNTIIHNIESTIPTKDVKNDKLQKHERWKAAAKRYRSRVKQNQDILHRRNIELAEENHHLKTEILRLRNALALHRNCPVTKALTVDGSARLVRLNLPHKQA, from the exons ATGGATACCACAGAAAAACCATTTCCTTGTAAAATTGATGGATGCAAGCTGAGTTTTGCTACGGAGGATCATTTGATTGTGCACCTGAAGAACCATGACTTGTTACTGAAGTTGGAAATACCTAATAAACCCAATTTGTTTACCGATCAAACCCCTACACCAACACGTTTGATTGGGAAATGTGAAGAGGTAGGATTATTCGAAGATTTGCAGAATGTGAATCCCTTTGAAGAAACATTCAGGAGAGCtgtggaagaaaaaaattcaaaatctgaaGATGGACCCAAAGAGAAATTACCGAATACAGTATCATCAGACGATACTTTACATACGCCGCATATTTTTCCGCTTTTGGAACGTCGTGAAAGTATCAAACTATCAAAACTCATAATCTCAAGAAACAATTCAAAAAGAGATGAACCACCCAGTGTAAACGAAAATCAGCTAGCGTGCCTGCCTGTTCAATCCAGTGACATTGTGATATCGACCTCTACTAAAAGACATTTGCAATACGAAAACACGGTTGCTAAGAAAGTGAAATCGCTTATTAAAATTTTACCTAAAACAACTCCTCCAGTGCCGGTTCAAACATCTGTGATAATTATTCCATGCAATACAAGAAACAATACCACTGCATCGTTAAAGCCAAGCAATACGTCGAGTTCTGTCAAAGCGAAGTTAAAAGAGCATTTGAATAAAGCCAATTCTGAAGATAGCTCAGAACGGGCGGTAACTCAAGCAACTGAACATCCAACTAGCAATACCATCATACACAACATAGAAAGTACTATACCCACTAAAGATGTTAAAAATGATAAATTGCAAAAACATGAACGATGGAAAGCTGCTGCCAAGCGATATCG GAGTCGAGTAAAGCAAAATCAGGATATATTACATCGGAGGAATATTGAGCTTGCAGAAGAGAATCATCATCTCAAGACCGAGATATTACGCCTACGCAATGCGTTGGCGCTGCACAGAAACTGTCCTGTGACCAAAGCTCTTACAGTTGACGGCAGTGCACGGCTGGTCCGTCTAAATTTACCGCATAAACAAGCTTAA